A genome region from Tolypothrix sp. PCC 7712 includes the following:
- a CDS encoding class I SAM-dependent methyltransferase, producing MPLYDSIGQQYTTTRIPDYRIVEKIIDLLNLPTGSLIADIGAGTGGYSQALANRGFSVYAVEPSSIMRQQASAHPQVQWFNGYAEALPLADKSVDGVISILTIHHFSDLDKAFREMHRIIQDGPIILLSFDIRFAQRIWLYDYFPWMWEDALKFLPLHEITSLIEQNTQRKIEVIPLMLPDDLSDLFAAAAWKRPELYLQPEVRAGISSFALGNPDLIASGVKSLAADLSSGKWDAKYGDIRQITAIDAGYRFFKATIVN from the coding sequence AAGATAATCGACTTACTCAATCTACCAACAGGTAGTCTGATTGCTGATATTGGCGCGGGGACTGGTGGTTACTCACAAGCGCTAGCTAATCGAGGATTTTCTGTTTATGCGGTTGAACCATCATCGATAATGCGTCAACAAGCATCAGCACATCCACAGGTGCAATGGTTTAATGGCTATGCAGAAGCTTTACCTTTAGCCGATAAATCTGTTGATGGAGTAATCAGTATTTTGACAATTCATCATTTTTCGGATTTAGATAAAGCCTTCCGAGAAATGCACCGGATTATTCAGGATGGGCCAATTATCTTGCTAAGTTTTGATATTAGATTTGCTCAAAGGATATGGTTGTATGATTATTTTCCTTGGATGTGGGAAGATGCATTAAAATTTCTACCACTACATGAAATTACCAGTTTAATTGAGCAGAATACTCAAAGGAAAATTGAAGTCATACCTTTGATGTTACCTGACGATTTATCTGATTTATTTGCTGCAGCTGCTTGGAAAAGACCTGAACTATATCTTCAGCCAGAAGTGCGCGCTGGAATATCTTCTTTTGCTTTAGGTAATCCTGATTTAATTGCATCTGGTGTTAAATCTCTTGCAGCAGATTTAAGTAGTGGTAAATGGGATGCAAAATATGGAGATATTCGCCAGATAACAGCAATTGATGCTGGTTATCGTTTTTTTAAAGCAACGATTGTCAACTAA